Proteins co-encoded in one Christiangramia fulva genomic window:
- a CDS encoding ATP-dependent Clp protease adaptor ClpS: protein MSTKEEVLEKVEEKTKEKKENEIVLYNDDHNTFDHVIETLIYACDHTPEQAEQCSLLVHYKGKCTVKTGPYEDLKPRCSKLLDAGLSAEII from the coding sequence ATGAGCACGAAAGAAGAAGTATTAGAAAAGGTAGAAGAAAAGACAAAGGAGAAAAAAGAAAACGAGATCGTTTTGTATAATGACGATCATAATACATTCGATCACGTTATAGAAACACTTATTTATGCCTGCGACCACACTCCTGAACAGGCCGAACAATGTTCACTACTGGTTCATTACAAAGGTAAATGTACGGTAAAAACAGGACCTTACGAAGATTTGAAGCCGCGGTGTTCAAAACTTCTGGACGCGGGTTTAAGCGCTGAAATTATTTAG
- the glgP gene encoding alpha-glucan family phosphorylase, with product MENNSETLSKPDFIFEVSWEVCNKVGGIHTFLASKAPLLEGDLGDHFIQIGPDLYKGSEGNTEFIEEAELLREWKNQFNREGLKIRIGRWNIPSNPIVILVDFSPLFSKKDQIFSNLWSKNRLDSLQGGWDYIEPALFGYSAGMIIEDYKKFFLQGKHNILAHFHEWMTGAGVLYLENEVQGVTTIFTTHATVTGRTLCGAGQPFYGKFDTYNGDQVAKDFNTLAKHSLEKAAAVTADAFTTVSENTARECQQLLGKAVDKVTINGFDDSFLPAQKDLENKRSEARKDLIKIASCVTGSALPENSFLVATSGRYEFKNKGMDLFLDSLAELLQNEKLDRQIIGFILVPAAHTRPRNEVLDCLQGKGYKEAADINFLTHYLQDFAHDAICQKIKNNKLTNSPDKKVKIIFAPIYLDERDGVFNKSYYDILIGFDLTVFPSYYEPFGYTPLESLSFQVPSVTTTLTGFGKEVNSLSKDTSEGMLVIERMDYNDQTVVDQIANHIYEFSIKNEQELSEVRKSAFEISRNFLWKQLIGNYYEVYAVAIERRRLKEEGLKRIYEMISHAYVEPAESNEPIWKSAMVKFKIPQALQPLEILCKNLWWTWHAEVEDLFRSIDPKLWVKVHGNPITLLNSLAYQRFLELEKDNGFMEKLRKIFQNFQEYMALSQNKTGPKIAYLCMEYGLHESIPIYAGGLGILAGDFLKEASEMNLDMVAFGILYRYGYFKQSLTLHGEQVAEYDKLHFTQLPITPVTDSKGNRLVLQFPLRGPMVSVQIWKLEVGRIPLYLFDTDIPENGDENKGITHQLYGGDNENRLRQELLIAAMTLQVLDKLNIHPDLYHYNEGHTAFASLFRIMKLVGNDNLTFEEATQFVKASSLFTTHTPVPAGQDMFEENLLRSYQSHLADSLNVAWERFLSLGRLKSSDPHEKFSMSYLAARLSGEINAVSKIHSEVTQRIFKPLWKGLLEQELEINNVTNGVHYQTWAAPQWQELFKKYLDPNFLEDTSNSNYWAKVREIPSKEVAEIKKELKKALIEGIQSRLKNEVRSRHLPPARAYGIFNSFNEKDLIIGFARRFAPYKRATLLFNDMERLSKIVNNPLKPVKFIFAGKAHPADREGQALIKRIIEVAEQPIFSGKILFIQNYDMELARLLVQGVDVWLNTPQRGNEASGTSGMKAAMNGTLNFSVMDGWWAEAYRPEAGWALTQEQLYENQKDQDDLDTETIFNILEHEIIPEFFSVTDGDINEKWTDRIKNSFAYITPQFTTKRMLKEYKTNYYENMYDQTRQMKENNYELTKKFTDWTKKINKEWSKISVVSVQVSDTSRSLELGEIFSAEVVLNLGQIPPSEIGVELVLVKHLENGNYGIRNIEELPLISEDNSQAVYKGEITASFTGAFHYDMRFFPKNKLLTKRRNLPLVKWI from the coding sequence ATGGAAAATAATTCAGAAACCCTTTCAAAACCTGACTTTATCTTCGAGGTTAGTTGGGAAGTTTGCAACAAAGTGGGAGGTATACATACTTTTCTTGCCTCTAAAGCTCCATTGTTGGAAGGAGATCTTGGCGATCATTTTATACAAATTGGACCAGATTTGTATAAGGGAAGTGAAGGAAATACCGAGTTTATAGAAGAAGCTGAATTATTAAGGGAATGGAAAAATCAATTCAACAGGGAAGGATTAAAAATTAGAATTGGACGGTGGAATATCCCCAGTAATCCTATTGTGATCCTGGTTGATTTCTCACCATTATTCTCAAAGAAAGATCAAATTTTTAGCAATTTATGGTCTAAAAACAGATTGGATTCTCTTCAGGGGGGATGGGATTATATCGAACCCGCATTATTTGGTTATAGTGCGGGAATGATAATTGAAGATTATAAAAAATTCTTCCTGCAGGGAAAACATAACATCCTCGCTCATTTTCACGAATGGATGACCGGTGCGGGAGTTTTATATCTTGAAAATGAAGTTCAGGGTGTCACTACCATTTTTACCACGCACGCAACGGTCACTGGAAGAACCCTTTGTGGTGCAGGACAGCCATTTTACGGAAAATTTGATACTTATAATGGCGATCAGGTAGCAAAAGATTTTAATACCCTGGCTAAACATTCTCTTGAGAAAGCGGCTGCGGTTACCGCAGATGCTTTTACTACCGTTAGTGAAAATACTGCTCGGGAATGTCAGCAATTACTGGGAAAAGCTGTAGATAAAGTAACCATTAACGGTTTTGATGATTCTTTTTTACCTGCCCAAAAAGATTTGGAAAATAAACGCAGCGAAGCCAGGAAAGATCTTATTAAGATAGCTTCTTGTGTAACAGGTTCTGCCTTACCAGAAAATAGCTTTTTGGTTGCCACCAGTGGGAGGTATGAGTTTAAAAATAAAGGGATGGACCTTTTCCTGGATTCTCTCGCCGAATTGCTCCAAAATGAAAAGTTAGACCGCCAGATAATTGGTTTTATACTTGTACCTGCCGCACATACCCGCCCCCGGAATGAGGTATTAGATTGCCTTCAGGGTAAAGGCTATAAAGAAGCTGCAGATATTAACTTTTTGACTCATTATTTACAGGATTTTGCCCATGATGCAATTTGCCAGAAAATAAAGAATAATAAGCTTACAAATAGTCCTGATAAAAAGGTCAAAATTATTTTTGCTCCCATCTATCTGGATGAAAGAGATGGAGTTTTTAATAAAAGTTATTATGATATTTTAATCGGTTTTGATCTCACGGTCTTTCCGTCTTACTATGAACCTTTTGGGTATACGCCCTTAGAAAGTCTGTCCTTTCAGGTTCCTTCGGTAACTACTACCTTAACCGGATTTGGCAAAGAAGTGAATTCCCTTTCCAAAGACACTTCAGAAGGGATGCTGGTTATCGAGCGTATGGATTACAATGATCAAACCGTGGTTGATCAAATTGCAAATCATATCTATGAATTTAGTATCAAGAATGAACAGGAATTATCAGAAGTCAGAAAAAGTGCCTTTGAAATTTCCAGAAATTTCCTTTGGAAACAACTTATTGGTAACTATTACGAGGTATATGCCGTAGCTATTGAAAGACGAAGGTTAAAAGAAGAAGGGCTTAAAAGAATTTATGAAATGATTTCGCACGCCTATGTTGAACCAGCCGAGTCTAATGAACCCATCTGGAAAAGCGCGATGGTAAAATTTAAAATTCCGCAAGCTCTCCAACCCCTGGAAATATTGTGTAAAAATCTATGGTGGACCTGGCATGCTGAAGTTGAAGATCTATTTCGGTCTATCGATCCTAAATTATGGGTAAAGGTGCACGGAAATCCTATCACGTTGCTTAATTCTTTAGCTTATCAGCGATTCCTGGAACTGGAAAAAGATAACGGCTTTATGGAAAAACTTCGGAAGATTTTTCAAAATTTCCAGGAGTATATGGCCTTGAGCCAGAATAAAACCGGCCCAAAAATAGCTTATTTATGTATGGAGTACGGTTTGCATGAATCCATTCCAATTTATGCCGGTGGTTTGGGAATTCTGGCAGGTGATTTTCTTAAGGAAGCAAGTGAAATGAACCTGGATATGGTTGCCTTTGGAATACTTTATAGGTATGGGTATTTTAAACAATCGCTCACCTTACATGGCGAACAGGTAGCTGAATATGATAAACTGCATTTTACGCAACTGCCCATAACTCCGGTGACAGATTCAAAAGGAAATCGTTTGGTGCTGCAATTTCCATTGAGAGGACCTATGGTGAGCGTTCAAATTTGGAAATTAGAAGTAGGCCGTATTCCCCTTTATTTATTTGATACTGATATTCCTGAAAATGGTGATGAAAATAAAGGAATTACTCACCAGCTTTATGGCGGTGATAATGAAAACCGGCTGCGACAAGAACTTTTAATTGCAGCCATGACGCTACAGGTGTTAGATAAATTGAACATTCATCCGGATCTCTATCATTACAACGAAGGCCATACTGCCTTTGCGAGTTTATTCAGAATTATGAAACTGGTTGGGAATGATAATCTGACCTTCGAGGAAGCTACACAATTTGTGAAAGCATCTTCTCTTTTTACCACCCATACACCGGTTCCTGCCGGACAGGATATGTTTGAGGAAAATTTACTTAGAAGTTATCAATCTCATCTGGCAGATTCTCTTAACGTGGCATGGGAACGTTTTTTAAGTCTTGGCAGGCTTAAATCTTCTGATCCTCACGAGAAGTTTTCCATGAGCTATCTCGCGGCAAGGTTATCTGGCGAGATTAACGCTGTAAGTAAAATTCATTCCGAGGTGACCCAAAGGATTTTTAAACCTCTCTGGAAAGGCTTGCTCGAGCAGGAACTGGAGATCAATAACGTTACCAATGGTGTTCATTACCAAACGTGGGCGGCTCCGCAATGGCAAGAATTATTCAAAAAATATTTAGATCCCAATTTTCTGGAAGATACCTCAAATAGTAACTATTGGGCAAAGGTCAGGGAAATTCCTTCTAAGGAAGTCGCAGAAATAAAAAAAGAATTAAAGAAAGCTCTGATCGAGGGAATTCAATCCCGATTAAAAAATGAAGTCAGAAGTCGTCATCTTCCACCAGCTAGAGCGTACGGTATATTTAATTCTTTTAATGAAAAGGATCTTATCATTGGTTTTGCGAGACGTTTCGCCCCTTATAAGCGAGCCACTCTGCTGTTTAATGATATGGAAAGACTTTCCAAAATTGTCAACAATCCTTTGAAACCGGTGAAATTCATCTTTGCAGGAAAGGCTCATCCGGCCGATAGAGAGGGACAAGCCTTGATAAAAAGAATTATAGAAGTAGCCGAACAGCCTATTTTTTCAGGCAAGATCCTATTCATCCAGAATTATGATATGGAATTGGCTCGTTTGCTTGTACAGGGGGTAGATGTATGGTTAAATACTCCACAAAGGGGAAATGAAGCTTCCGGAACGAGTGGTATGAAAGCAGCAATGAATGGCACTCTCAACTTTAGTGTTATGGATGGATGGTGGGCTGAAGCTTACAGGCCGGAAGCAGGCTGGGCTCTTACCCAGGAACAACTTTATGAAAATCAAAAAGATCAGGATGATCTAGATACTGAAACCATATTTAATATTCTTGAGCACGAAATTATTCCGGAATTTTTTAGCGTTACCGATGGTGATATAAACGAAAAATGGACTGATCGGATAAAAAATTCCTTTGCATATATAACACCTCAATTTACCACTAAACGTATGTTGAAGGAATATAAAACTAATTATTATGAGAATATGTATGATCAGACCAGGCAAATGAAGGAGAACAATTATGAACTAACAAAAAAATTTACCGATTGGACAAAAAAGATTAATAAAGAATGGTCGAAAATTTCTGTAGTAAGCGTTCAGGTTTCAGATACCAGCCGTTCCCTGGAATTAGGGGAGATATTCTCGGCTGAAGTTGTATTGAATCTGGGTCAAATTCCGCCCTCAGAAATTGGCGTTGAATTGGTTCTTGTTAAACATCTGGAAAATGGTAATTATGGAATTAGAAATATAGAGGAATTGCCTTTGATTTCAGAAGATAACTCTCAGGCAGTTTATAAAGGTGAAATTACCGCATCCTTTACCGGAGCTTTTCATTACGACATGCGTTTTTTTCCAAAGAATAAGTTGTTAACGAAAAGAAGGAACCTCCCATTAGTAAAGTGGATATAA
- a CDS encoding pyridoxamine 5'-phosphate oxidase family protein, with translation MRKDLNNEQCLEMLRNNYVGRLGYIFEKRPFVVPITYFYSEENNSVIGYSGKGQKLKALRKNKFISLEIDEIESIDHWRSVLVHGEFEELHQTEAKYLLHAFALGVEKLIAKKEKRELHAISEFSTRIIKEEIPIVFRIKDLEWTGKYRDQE, from the coding sequence ATGAGAAAAGATTTAAATAATGAGCAATGTCTGGAAATGCTGAGAAATAATTATGTGGGTCGTTTAGGGTATATATTTGAAAAAAGACCTTTTGTCGTACCCATTACCTATTTCTATAGCGAGGAAAATAACTCGGTTATTGGCTATTCAGGTAAAGGTCAAAAATTGAAGGCTTTAAGAAAGAATAAATTCATTTCACTGGAAATTGATGAAATTGAATCTATTGATCATTGGCGATCAGTTTTGGTCCATGGCGAATTTGAAGAGCTTCATCAAACAGAGGCAAAATATTTGTTGCATGCCTTTGCCCTGGGAGTTGAGAAGCTTATTGCTAAAAAGGAGAAAAGGGAACTTCACGCCATCAGTGAGTTTTCTACCAGAATAATCAAAGAGGAGATACCTATCGTTTTTCGAATCAAAGACCTGGAATGGACAGGAAAATATAGGGACCAGGAATAA
- a CDS encoding amylo-alpha-1,6-glucosidase: MSIFSSIKSVPDSNEAHFASIVKIAGIGEKKSPEVLKKLAKTLHIPEKKVNLIFANPGRYDVEVSWSARKRKKAFRNFLGSIQNGYGINELEHSLIYRYAIDSGFSKDQATLEIENFLGTLVTGDHYEWRDDLFSKEWLLTNGIGGYASGTISGANTRSHHGVLVASLNPPADRKVLVAKVEERIFHDGKYFDLSSNKYPGVIHPDGTQFLKSYQVNPNPKWVYSNEEWKLEKNIFMLQGSNTTLIQYINKSDIPISFEIHPLYSCSDHQMVFRENSYFDFYTEYGSKMIKTYPFYGSKAIYTFWNYGNYMEARSWYKNVLLPVNEQRGLDYVCDYYRIGFLKYTINPNEELTICFTDDDKLSGKKISDLIPQSTNDLYPENECRFYQDLLKAGDQFLVQKPESEYKSIIAGYHWFEVWGRDTMIAMRGLTIARENKIASKSILNRFFKNIDRGMIPNRFPDHHSDSIPYNTIDATLWLFVVLYEYYTKFRDLDFVNNHFSALKEILDYHIKGTRYNIHVTGEGFLYGGDVSTQLTWMDAKINGIAITPRNGCAVEINALWYNALKIYEYFASLLHSEIDNKFLELIGLFERNFTRFFTNGEGSLFDVINPGVSTDNSFRPNQIFCLSLPFSVLNFDQKEKIFKAVKEKLYTPYGLRTLSRDDSKFQGVYKGDQWQRDHAYHQGTVWPFLIYEYFRAYFQIYGENLKNKKYVLKELAPIKEHFYHDHGLYCISEIFDGLEPHHGKGCIHQAWSVAALVKLYADYQLYSIDV; this comes from the coding sequence ATGTCTATTTTTTCCTCCATTAAATCTGTCCCTGATAGCAATGAAGCTCATTTTGCATCTATTGTCAAGATAGCTGGCATAGGCGAAAAAAAATCCCCAGAGGTCCTAAAGAAACTGGCTAAAACCTTACATATTCCCGAAAAAAAAGTCAATCTTATTTTTGCAAATCCAGGCCGCTACGATGTGGAAGTTTCTTGGAGTGCGAGGAAACGTAAAAAGGCTTTTCGGAACTTTTTAGGAAGTATTCAGAATGGTTATGGAATTAATGAGTTGGAACACAGCTTAATTTATAGGTACGCTATAGATTCAGGATTTTCAAAAGATCAGGCGACATTGGAAATTGAAAATTTTCTGGGCACATTGGTTACCGGGGACCATTATGAATGGCGGGACGATCTTTTCAGTAAGGAATGGTTATTAACCAATGGTATTGGAGGCTATGCTTCGGGCACAATTTCAGGAGCCAATACGAGAAGCCACCATGGAGTTTTGGTAGCTTCTTTAAATCCGCCGGCCGATAGAAAAGTCCTCGTGGCCAAAGTTGAAGAACGAATTTTTCATGATGGAAAATATTTCGATCTTTCTTCCAATAAATATCCTGGGGTCATACATCCTGATGGCACCCAATTTTTAAAATCTTACCAGGTCAATCCCAATCCAAAATGGGTATACAGTAATGAGGAGTGGAAACTGGAGAAAAATATTTTTATGCTTCAGGGATCCAATACCACTTTGATCCAATATATAAACAAGAGCGACATTCCAATTTCTTTTGAAATTCATCCATTATATTCCTGTTCTGATCATCAGATGGTTTTTCGAGAGAACAGCTATTTCGATTTTTATACGGAATACGGTTCAAAAATGATCAAAACATATCCCTTTTATGGTAGTAAAGCGATCTATACTTTTTGGAACTATGGAAATTATATGGAAGCTCGAAGCTGGTACAAAAACGTCTTACTTCCCGTAAATGAGCAAAGAGGCCTGGATTATGTTTGTGATTATTATCGCATAGGTTTCCTGAAATATACGATCAATCCCAACGAAGAACTGACCATTTGTTTTACCGATGATGATAAACTTTCGGGGAAAAAAATTTCCGATCTAATACCTCAATCAACTAATGATCTCTACCCGGAAAATGAATGTAGATTTTACCAGGATCTTTTAAAAGCCGGAGATCAATTTTTAGTGCAGAAGCCAGAATCAGAATATAAGTCCATAATTGCCGGTTATCACTGGTTCGAAGTATGGGGGAGAGATACTATGATTGCTATGCGGGGATTGACCATAGCGAGAGAAAATAAAATCGCCTCAAAATCTATTCTGAACAGATTTTTTAAAAATATTGATCGGGGAATGATCCCTAATAGATTTCCAGATCACCATTCAGATTCAATACCTTATAATACAATAGATGCGACGCTATGGCTCTTTGTGGTCTTATATGAATATTACACTAAATTCCGTGATTTGGACTTTGTGAATAATCATTTTTCGGCTTTAAAAGAAATTCTGGATTATCACATTAAGGGTACCCGGTATAATATTCATGTAACCGGGGAAGGATTTTTGTATGGGGGCGATGTTAGCACTCAGCTAACCTGGATGGATGCAAAAATTAACGGCATTGCTATTACTCCCAGAAATGGCTGCGCTGTTGAGATCAACGCTCTTTGGTATAATGCCTTGAAAATATATGAATATTTTGCCTCCTTATTACATTCTGAAATTGATAATAAATTTCTGGAATTGATTGGACTTTTTGAAAGGAATTTTACACGTTTCTTTACTAATGGTGAAGGAAGCCTTTTTGATGTAATCAATCCTGGTGTCTCTACCGATAATAGCTTTCGTCCTAATCAAATTTTTTGTCTGAGCCTGCCCTTTTCCGTTTTGAATTTTGACCAAAAAGAAAAGATCTTTAAAGCTGTTAAAGAAAAGCTTTATACTCCTTATGGCCTTCGCACTTTAAGCAGGGATGATTCAAAATTCCAGGGAGTTTATAAAGGGGATCAATGGCAGCGGGATCATGCCTATCATCAGGGAACAGTATGGCCGTTTTTGATATACGAATACTTCCGTGCTTATTTTCAAATATATGGGGAGAACTTAAAAAATAAAAAATACGTTTTAAAGGAACTGGCTCCCATAAAAGAACATTTTTATCATGACCATGGCCTTTATTGCATTTCGGAAATTTTTGATGGTCTGGAGCCTCATCATGGGAAAGGATGCATTCATCAGGCGTGGTCAGTCGCGGCGCTGGTGAAATTATACGCTGATTATCAACTTTATAGTATAGATGTTTAA
- a CDS encoding phosphoribosyltransferase — protein sequence MFKNRQEAGKLLFDKLKNYKAQNAVILAIPRGGLPIGVILAKELKLPLEVALIKKIGHPLNKEYAIGAVSLNNIILDNQAADISLDFILNETKRLRAVLTERESEFYKNRKPLKLKGKIAIIVDDGVATGNTILATAQLVHEESPSKIIIAIPVAPMSTILKLSASTYIDQIICLEQSLDFGGVGEFYENFDQVSDKEAFRLFKMFNNSESI from the coding sequence ATGTTTAAGAACAGGCAGGAAGCAGGGAAACTGCTCTTCGATAAATTAAAAAATTACAAAGCTCAAAATGCGGTAATTCTGGCGATACCCCGCGGGGGACTTCCAATTGGAGTCATACTAGCCAAAGAACTAAAATTGCCTTTGGAAGTAGCTTTGATAAAAAAAATTGGCCATCCGCTCAATAAAGAATATGCCATTGGAGCTGTAAGCCTTAATAATATCATCCTGGATAATCAGGCAGCCGATATTTCACTGGATTTTATTTTAAATGAAACAAAACGATTGAGAGCTGTTTTGACAGAAAGAGAATCTGAATTCTACAAAAACCGTAAACCCCTGAAGCTAAAAGGTAAAATAGCAATTATTGTAGACGATGGGGTCGCTACTGGAAACACAATTTTGGCAACCGCCCAACTGGTTCATGAAGAATCTCCATCAAAAATAATTATTGCGATACCGGTTGCTCCGATGTCCACGATTTTAAAGCTTTCCGCTTCAACTTATATAGACCAAATAATTTGCCTGGAACAATCTCTTGATTTCGGTGGAGTTGGTGAATTTTATGAGAATTTCGACCAGGTTTCTGATAAAGAAGCTTTTAGGCTTTTCAAAATGTTCAATAATTCGGAAAGTATTTAA
- a CDS encoding dienelactone hydrolase family protein encodes METIQKDKVKIDLGRIKLDGILTVPPSPKGIVVFSHGSGSSHLSPRNSYIAGKLNSHKFATLLFDLLTEGEDIQFKNRFDIELLTDRLLQVSEWLKDQAATIDLPLGFFGASTGAASALRASALMGEKVEAVVSKGGRPDMAGSVYLTKVTAPTLLLVGGKDDVVLSLNQKALHEMNCTKELKIIPGAGHLFAEPHTLERVAVLASLWFDKFLN; translated from the coding sequence ATGGAAACTATTCAAAAAGATAAGGTAAAGATTGATCTGGGACGCATAAAATTAGATGGTATTTTAACCGTACCGCCTTCCCCAAAAGGCATTGTGGTGTTTTCACACGGGAGCGGCAGCAGTCATTTAAGTCCGCGAAATTCTTATATAGCTGGAAAGCTGAATTCTCACAAATTCGCAACTCTTCTTTTTGATCTTTTAACCGAGGGAGAAGATATTCAGTTTAAAAACAGGTTTGATATAGAATTATTAACCGACCGTCTCCTCCAGGTTTCAGAATGGCTTAAAGATCAGGCGGCGACCATCGATCTTCCTTTAGGATTTTTTGGTGCAAGTACAGGAGCCGCATCGGCTTTACGGGCATCAGCCTTAATGGGAGAAAAAGTGGAAGCGGTGGTTTCAAAAGGAGGACGGCCAGATATGGCTGGAAGCGTTTATTTAACAAAAGTAACTGCACCTACCTTACTTCTGGTTGGCGGAAAAGATGATGTCGTTTTAAGTTTAAATCAAAAAGCACTTCATGAAATGAACTGTACCAAAGAATTAAAAATCATCCCTGGCGCCGGGCATCTCTTTGCCGAACCTCATACCCTGGAACGCGTAGCTGTTTTAGCCTCTTTATGGTTCGACAAATTTTTAAATTAA
- a CDS encoding zinc-dependent alcohol dehydrogenase family protein, whose product MKAMLLKKIVSMDTNSSPLSLEELPKPSPALNEVLIKISVCGICHTELDEIEGRTPPAFFPMVLGHQVVGSIIENGEKVSPSMIGQRVGVAWIFSSCGNCEFCHSGLENLCSDFQATGRDRFGGYAEYMVAPKKFVYPIPDSILDAEAAPLLCAGAIGKRSLSLSGLKNGQNLGLMGFGASGHLVLKMVKHSFLDSGIFVFSRNKEERKFAIELGANWAGDISEKSPVKIDSIIDTTPAWKPVLKGLENLQNGGRLIINAIRKEDMDKELLLQLDYEKHLWMEKEIKSVANVTAQDVKDFLKIAAASGIKPNYKEYKLEEANKALCDLKKGNLRGAKVLRIS is encoded by the coding sequence ATGAAGGCAATGCTGTTAAAAAAGATCGTTTCCATGGATACAAATTCAAGTCCGCTGAGTTTGGAAGAATTGCCAAAACCATCACCTGCTCTAAATGAAGTGTTGATAAAGATATCGGTATGCGGGATTTGCCATACAGAGCTTGATGAAATAGAAGGCAGAACTCCACCGGCATTTTTTCCCATGGTCTTAGGCCATCAGGTGGTTGGAAGCATTATTGAAAATGGGGAAAAAGTTTCTCCTTCGATGATCGGGCAACGAGTGGGAGTGGCTTGGATCTTTTCCAGCTGCGGAAATTGCGAATTTTGTCATTCCGGACTTGAAAATTTATGTTCAGATTTTCAGGCTACAGGCCGCGATCGTTTTGGAGGTTACGCGGAATATATGGTTGCTCCCAAAAAATTTGTCTATCCCATCCCCGATTCAATATTAGATGCTGAAGCAGCTCCACTCTTATGCGCAGGCGCCATCGGAAAGAGATCCCTTTCCCTTTCAGGACTCAAGAACGGCCAGAACTTAGGATTAATGGGATTTGGAGCTTCTGGACACCTGGTGCTGAAAATGGTAAAACATTCTTTTCTTGATTCGGGAATCTTTGTTTTCTCAAGAAATAAAGAGGAAAGAAAATTCGCCATAGAGCTTGGAGCCAATTGGGCCGGCGATATTTCAGAAAAATCACCTGTAAAAATCGATTCCATAATAGATACCACTCCCGCCTGGAAACCAGTCTTAAAAGGTCTTGAAAATTTGCAAAATGGAGGCCGACTGATAATCAACGCAATACGAAAAGAAGATATGGATAAGGAATTACTGCTTCAGCTTGATTACGAAAAACATCTCTGGATGGAAAAAGAGATCAAATCGGTTGCCAATGTCACTGCGCAGGATGTAAAGGATTTCCTGAAGATTGCCGCAGCTTCGGGTATCAAACCCAATTACAAGGAATACAAACTGGAGGAAGCCAATAAGGCCCTTTGCGATCTAAAAAAAGGAAACCTGAGAGGCGCAAAGGTTTTGCGAATTTCATAA
- a CDS encoding efflux RND transporter periplasmic adaptor subunit: MKRYIFIFFLLLSCSNKKEGIMPVKADLVESVYSSVTIQPDSLYKAYSTVVAILDRNLLEEGALVQEGTPILKLINLKPALSRENAKLSFELAKENSSGNNSVLNSLEREIRAASLSFYNDSVNYLRQKTLWEQEIGSKVEFENRKLAYELSRNNLQLLKKEYERTRKELSNQVQQALNNYRSSEFTAEEFTITSNINGKLYALYKNPGELVTTVEPVALLGRADKFIIEMLVDETDIVKIEEGQKTLVTLDAYGQRVFEGTIHKIYPTKDERTQTFKIEAVFNEAPPKLYPGLAGEANILIAEKKDALTIPKEYLIDADHVLTDDGIRKIRTGLQDIEKVEILSGLKEDETIYKPEQ, encoded by the coding sequence ATGAAGAGGTATATTTTCATCTTTTTTCTACTGCTTTCCTGTTCTAATAAAAAGGAAGGAATTATGCCGGTCAAAGCCGATCTGGTGGAATCGGTATATTCTTCAGTTACCATTCAGCCAGACAGTCTTTATAAGGCTTATTCCACCGTGGTGGCGATCCTGGATCGAAACCTTTTAGAAGAAGGTGCTCTGGTACAGGAAGGCACTCCCATACTTAAACTCATCAATTTGAAACCCGCCCTTAGCCGTGAAAATGCAAAACTCTCTTTTGAACTGGCGAAGGAAAACAGCAGCGGGAATAATAGTGTTCTAAATTCCCTGGAAAGGGAAATAAGGGCCGCCAGTCTTTCATTTTACAATGACTCGGTAAATTATTTAAGACAGAAAACGCTTTGGGAACAGGAGATAGGTTCAAAAGTTGAATTTGAAAACCGCAAGCTTGCCTATGAACTCTCCCGAAACAACCTTCAGCTTTTAAAAAAAGAGTATGAACGTACTCGAAAAGAGCTTTCAAACCAGGTACAGCAGGCTCTAAACAATTACAGATCTTCTGAATTTACCGCCGAAGAGTTCACTATTACCAGCAATATTAACGGGAAACTATATGCGCTATATAAGAATCCCGGAGAACTGGTAACTACGGTTGAACCTGTTGCGCTACTTGGCAGAGCAGATAAATTCATCATTGAAATGCTCGTTGATGAAACCGATATTGTCAAAATTGAAGAAGGGCAAAAAACTCTGGTCACCCTTGATGCCTACGGCCAGCGCGTATTTGAAGGGACGATTCATAAAATTTATCCTACTAAAGACGAACGAACCCAAACTTTTAAAATTGAGGCGGTGTTCAATGAGGCTCCACCTAAATTATATCCCGGCCTTGCAGGTGAGGCAAACATACTTATTGCCGAAAAAAAGGATGCTTTAACCATTCCGAAAGAATACCTCATAGATGCAGATCATGTGCTTACCGATGATGGAATTAGAAAAATTAGAACCGGACTTCAGGATATTGAAAAGGTAGAAATTCTTTCGGGTTTAAAGGAGGATGAAACAATTTATAAACCCGAACAATGA